In Anopheles gambiae chromosome 2, idAnoGambNW_F1_1, whole genome shotgun sequence, a single window of DNA contains:
- the LOC1279756 gene encoding mitochondrial proton/calcium exchanger protein isoform X1 — MSVLLRNQSQLFGMNRCYRNVHPNVRVRFVSYRTKRPIGLISAQYDSLLQPHTIFSGSTGSRTWTPAGGVRQDGGVPLLDALGYRCGTVLPGPPSIRCISTTSWLGDQPSSKVEVTVQTLKKKEKEQQQQQQQQLANGVPNGANAAPTAATSKVLADLGTSAANAPVGASTGASADAQSQAPAPAAAVVAAAPVVKKTLKQRIWAELVHYYHGFRLLFIDINISRKLLWRVLNGKTLTRREHKLLIRTTSDLFRLVPFSVFIIVPFMELLLPLAIKLFPGMLPSTFQTATEREDKIKQNLKVKIEMAKFLQKTLDDMAVQNKEHRSQAAKDFSEFFTRIRTTENFTISNEEILKFSKLFEDEITLDSLNRQQLQALCRVLEVSPIGTSNLLRFQLRLKLRNLAADDRTIQKEGIASLNLSELQAACRARGMRAYGASEERLKSQLQEWINLSLNEKVPPSLLLLSRALVLPENITTGDKLKATISSLPDSVATVTKAAIGEREGKIDNKTKIEVIKEEERKIKEEREEEKEKQKEQQELVDGAPVLTADGKTVEPGAVVPEQPEIIFAPAPATTIVLDKIPPQPHTVEEISSKDLEVLGDALGTLSKDKKSLLVEKEEIRDLKEEIADYQEDVQELQEVVTAASNQEEVQVKESRAAKLLFKKVNSMINRMDTVLTELERKEKQLKEKVHAAEQSEEVQKPPAADEELVRIDELMSAIKKIQNVTDDSRLDQISKILGKIDDDQDGQIKVEDVLKVIETIGKENVKLNAKQVDELIDLLDKEEELEAEDKIEKALTKSLEAKEKQKEQKEKEKEKLLELTDKATDLSSLAPPPSPTDPTKQQLDDGTAIIDADALQKVVEERKKNASINGAPGTAAAEVVPPPTQHRPAARAEASSTGGGPPKNKMV; from the exons CCAACGTGCGGGTACGATTCGTCAGCTATCGCACGAAACGACCCATCGGGCTTATCAGCGCACAGTACGACAGCTTGCTGCAGCCGCACACGATCTTCAGCGGAAGCACCGGCAGCAGAACCTGGACACCAGCCGGCGGAGTCCGGCAGGATGGCGGTGTGCCGCTGCTCGATGCGCTCGGGTACAGGTGTGGAACAGTGCTACCGGGTCCGCCGAGCATCAGATGCATTTCCACCACCAGCTGGCTTGGCGATCAACCGTCCTCGAAGGTTGAAGTCACGGTAcaaacgttaaaaaaaaaagaaaaagaacagcagcagcaacaacagcagcagctcgccaATGGCGTACCGAACGGAGCTAATGCAGCACCGACCGCGGCAACATCGAAAGTACTTGCCGACCTTGGTACGAGCGCAGCGAACGCCCCAGTCGGTGCCAGTACCGGTGCCAGCGCGGACGCACAATCGCAAGCCCCGGCACCAGCGGCCGCCGTTGTCGCGGCCGCCCCGGTTGTGAAGAAAACCCTGAAGCAGCGCATATGGGCCGAGCTGGTGCACTACTACCACGGCTTTCGGTTGCTGTTCATCGACATCAATATTAGCCGGAAGCTGCTGTGGCGCGTACTTAATGGGAAAACGTTGACGCGCCGCGAGCACAAGCTGCTCATCCGGACGACCTCCGATCTGTTCCGGCTCGTGCCGTTCTCGGTGTTTATCATCGTGCCGTTtatggagctgctgctgccgctcgcGATCAAGCTGTTCCCGGGCATGCTGCCCTCCACCTTCCAGACCGCGACCGAGCGGGAGGACAAGATCAAGCAGAACCTCAAGGTGAAGATCGAGATGGCCAAGTTCCTGCAGAAGACGCTCGACGACATGGCGGTCCAGAACAAGGAGCACCGGTCGCAGGCGGCCAAGGACTTTAGCGAGTTCTTTACCCGCATCCGGACGACGGAGAACTTTACCATCTCGAACGAGGAGATACTGAAGTTTTCCAAACTGTTCGAGGACGAAATTACGCTCGACTCACTCAAccgccagcagctgcaggCGCTGTGCCGCGTGCTGGAGGTGTCACCGATCGGCACCTCTAACCTGCTGCGGTTCCAGCTGCGCCTGAAGCTGCGCAACCTGGCGGCGGACGATCGCACCATCCAGAAGGAGGGCATCGCGTCCCTGAACCTGTCCGAGCTGCAGGCCGCCTGCCGGGCGCGCGGTATGCGTGCGTACGGTGCCTCGGAGGAGCGGCTCAAGTCGCAGCTGCAGGAGTGGATCAATCTGAGCCTGAACGAGAAGGTGCCaccgtcgctgctgctgctgtcccggGCGCTCGTGCTGCCGGAGAACATTACCACGGGCGATAAGCTGAAGGCGACGATCTCGTCCCTGCCCGACTCGGTGGCGACCGTCACGAAGGCGGCCATCGGCGAGCGGGAGGGTAAGATCGACAACAAGACGAAGATCGAGGTGATCAAGGAGGAGGAACGCAAGATTAAGGAGGAGCgcgaggaggagaaggaaaagcaaaaggaGCAGCAGGAGCTGGTCGACGGCGCTCCGGTCCTGACGGCCGATGGCAAGACGGTCGAGCCGGGTGCGGTCGTGCCGGAGCAGCCGGAGATTATCTTTGCGCCGGCACCGGCAACGACGATCGTGCTGGACAAGATCCCCCCGCAGCCGCACACGGTGGAGGAGATTTCGAGCAAAGATCTGGAGGTGCTGGGCGATGCGCTGGGCACGCTGAGCAAGGACAAAAAGTCGCTGCtggtggagaaggaggagatCCGGGACCTGAAGGAAGAGATTGCCGACTATCAGGAGGATGTGCAGGAGCTACAGGAG GTTGTCACTGCTGCCAGCAATCAGGAAGAGGTACAGGTGAAGGAATCGCGTGCCGCAAAACTGCTCTTCAAGAAGGTCAACTCGATGATCAACCGCATGGACACGGTGCTGACGGAGCTGGAGCGCAAGGAGAAGCAGCTGAAGGAGAAGGTGCACGCGGCCGAGCAGAGCGAAGAGGTGCAGAAACCGCCGGCAGCCGACGAGGAGCTGGTGCGGATAGACGAGCTAATGTCGGCCATCAAGAAG ATCCAGAACGTCACGGACGATTCGCGGTTAGATCAAATTTCTAAGATTCTCGGCAAAATTGATGACGATCAGGATGGCCAGATTAAGGTGGAGGACGTGCTGAAG GTTATCGAAACGATCGGCAAGGAGAACGTGAAGCTGAACGCGAAACAGGTGGACGAGCTGATCGATCTGCTGGACAAGGAGGAGGAGCTGGAGGCGGAAGACAAGATCGAGAAAGCGCTCACCAAGAGCCTGGAAGCCAAAGAGAAGCAAAAGGagcagaaggaaaaggagaaggaaaagcTGCTCGAGCTTACGGATAAGGCTACGGATCTAAGCTCGCTGGCGCCACCGCCAAGCCCCACGGACCCGACGAAGCAG CAGCTCGACGACGGTACAGCGATTATCGACGCGGACGCACTGCAAAAGGTGGTGGAGGAGCGTAAGAAAAATGCCAGTATTAATGGAGCACCAGGCACAGCGGCAGCGGAGGTAGTACCGCCACCGACACAACATCGTCCAGCGGCCCGGGCAGAAGCGAGCAGCACCGGTGGGGGGCCACCGAAGAACAAAATGGTTTGA
- the LOC1279756 gene encoding mitochondrial proton/calcium exchanger protein isoform X2 has translation MSVLLRNQSQLFGMNRCYRNVHPNVRVRFVSYRTKRPIGLISAQYDSLLQPHTIFSGSTGSRTWTPAGGVRQDGGVPLLDALGYRCGTVLPGPPSIRCISTTSWLGDQPSSKVEVTVQTLKKKEKEQQQQQQQQLANGVPNGANAAPTAATSKVLADLGTSAANAPVGASTGASADAQSQAPAPAAAVVAAAPVVKKTLKQRIWAELVHYYHGFRLLFIDINISRKLLWRVLNGKTLTRREHKLLIRTTSDLFRLVPFSVFIIVPFMELLLPLAIKLFPGMLPSTFQTATEREDKIKQNLKVKIEMAKFLQKTLDDMAVQNKEHRSQAAKDFSEFFTRIRTTENFTISNEEILKFSKLFEDEITLDSLNRQQLQALCRVLEVSPIGTSNLLRFQLRLKLRNLAADDRTIQKEGIASLNLSELQAACRARGMRAYGASEERLKSQLQEWINLSLNEKVPPSLLLLSRALVLPENITTGDKLKATISSLPDSVATVTKAAIGEREGKIDNKTKIEVIKEEERKIKEEREEEKEKQKEQQELVDGAPVLTADGKTVEPGAVVPEQPEIIFAPAPATTIVLDKIPPQPHTVEEISSKDLEVLGDALGTLSKDKKSLLVEKEEIRDLKEEIADYQEDVQELQEVVTAASNQEEVQVKESRAAKLLFKKVNSMINRMDTVLTELERKEKQLKEKVHAAEQSEEVQKPPAADEELVRIDELMSAIKKIQNVTDDSRLDQISKILGKIDDDQDGQIKVEDVLKVIETIGKENVKLNAKQVDELIDLLDKEEELEAEDKIEKALTKSLEAKEKQKEQKEKEKEKLLELTDKATDLSSLAPPPSPTDPTKQLDDGTAIIDADALQKVVEERKKNASINGAPGTAAAEVVPPPTQHRPAARAEASSTGGGPPKNKMV, from the exons CCAACGTGCGGGTACGATTCGTCAGCTATCGCACGAAACGACCCATCGGGCTTATCAGCGCACAGTACGACAGCTTGCTGCAGCCGCACACGATCTTCAGCGGAAGCACCGGCAGCAGAACCTGGACACCAGCCGGCGGAGTCCGGCAGGATGGCGGTGTGCCGCTGCTCGATGCGCTCGGGTACAGGTGTGGAACAGTGCTACCGGGTCCGCCGAGCATCAGATGCATTTCCACCACCAGCTGGCTTGGCGATCAACCGTCCTCGAAGGTTGAAGTCACGGTAcaaacgttaaaaaaaaaagaaaaagaacagcagcagcaacaacagcagcagctcgccaATGGCGTACCGAACGGAGCTAATGCAGCACCGACCGCGGCAACATCGAAAGTACTTGCCGACCTTGGTACGAGCGCAGCGAACGCCCCAGTCGGTGCCAGTACCGGTGCCAGCGCGGACGCACAATCGCAAGCCCCGGCACCAGCGGCCGCCGTTGTCGCGGCCGCCCCGGTTGTGAAGAAAACCCTGAAGCAGCGCATATGGGCCGAGCTGGTGCACTACTACCACGGCTTTCGGTTGCTGTTCATCGACATCAATATTAGCCGGAAGCTGCTGTGGCGCGTACTTAATGGGAAAACGTTGACGCGCCGCGAGCACAAGCTGCTCATCCGGACGACCTCCGATCTGTTCCGGCTCGTGCCGTTCTCGGTGTTTATCATCGTGCCGTTtatggagctgctgctgccgctcgcGATCAAGCTGTTCCCGGGCATGCTGCCCTCCACCTTCCAGACCGCGACCGAGCGGGAGGACAAGATCAAGCAGAACCTCAAGGTGAAGATCGAGATGGCCAAGTTCCTGCAGAAGACGCTCGACGACATGGCGGTCCAGAACAAGGAGCACCGGTCGCAGGCGGCCAAGGACTTTAGCGAGTTCTTTACCCGCATCCGGACGACGGAGAACTTTACCATCTCGAACGAGGAGATACTGAAGTTTTCCAAACTGTTCGAGGACGAAATTACGCTCGACTCACTCAAccgccagcagctgcaggCGCTGTGCCGCGTGCTGGAGGTGTCACCGATCGGCACCTCTAACCTGCTGCGGTTCCAGCTGCGCCTGAAGCTGCGCAACCTGGCGGCGGACGATCGCACCATCCAGAAGGAGGGCATCGCGTCCCTGAACCTGTCCGAGCTGCAGGCCGCCTGCCGGGCGCGCGGTATGCGTGCGTACGGTGCCTCGGAGGAGCGGCTCAAGTCGCAGCTGCAGGAGTGGATCAATCTGAGCCTGAACGAGAAGGTGCCaccgtcgctgctgctgctgtcccggGCGCTCGTGCTGCCGGAGAACATTACCACGGGCGATAAGCTGAAGGCGACGATCTCGTCCCTGCCCGACTCGGTGGCGACCGTCACGAAGGCGGCCATCGGCGAGCGGGAGGGTAAGATCGACAACAAGACGAAGATCGAGGTGATCAAGGAGGAGGAACGCAAGATTAAGGAGGAGCgcgaggaggagaaggaaaagcaaaaggaGCAGCAGGAGCTGGTCGACGGCGCTCCGGTCCTGACGGCCGATGGCAAGACGGTCGAGCCGGGTGCGGTCGTGCCGGAGCAGCCGGAGATTATCTTTGCGCCGGCACCGGCAACGACGATCGTGCTGGACAAGATCCCCCCGCAGCCGCACACGGTGGAGGAGATTTCGAGCAAAGATCTGGAGGTGCTGGGCGATGCGCTGGGCACGCTGAGCAAGGACAAAAAGTCGCTGCtggtggagaaggaggagatCCGGGACCTGAAGGAAGAGATTGCCGACTATCAGGAGGATGTGCAGGAGCTACAGGAG GTTGTCACTGCTGCCAGCAATCAGGAAGAGGTACAGGTGAAGGAATCGCGTGCCGCAAAACTGCTCTTCAAGAAGGTCAACTCGATGATCAACCGCATGGACACGGTGCTGACGGAGCTGGAGCGCAAGGAGAAGCAGCTGAAGGAGAAGGTGCACGCGGCCGAGCAGAGCGAAGAGGTGCAGAAACCGCCGGCAGCCGACGAGGAGCTGGTGCGGATAGACGAGCTAATGTCGGCCATCAAGAAG ATCCAGAACGTCACGGACGATTCGCGGTTAGATCAAATTTCTAAGATTCTCGGCAAAATTGATGACGATCAGGATGGCCAGATTAAGGTGGAGGACGTGCTGAAG GTTATCGAAACGATCGGCAAGGAGAACGTGAAGCTGAACGCGAAACAGGTGGACGAGCTGATCGATCTGCTGGACAAGGAGGAGGAGCTGGAGGCGGAAGACAAGATCGAGAAAGCGCTCACCAAGAGCCTGGAAGCCAAAGAGAAGCAAAAGGagcagaaggaaaaggagaaggaaaagcTGCTCGAGCTTACGGATAAGGCTACGGATCTAAGCTCGCTGGCGCCACCGCCAAGCCCCACGGACCCGACGAAGCAG CTCGACGACGGTACAGCGATTATCGACGCGGACGCACTGCAAAAGGTGGTGGAGGAGCGTAAGAAAAATGCCAGTATTAATGGAGCACCAGGCACAGCGGCAGCGGAGGTAGTACCGCCACCGACACAACATCGTCCAGCGGCCCGGGCAGAAGCGAGCAGCACCGGTGGGGGGCCACCGAAGAACAAAATGGTTTGA
- the LOC1279756 gene encoding mitochondrial proton/calcium exchanger protein isoform X4 produces the protein MMALLVLGHFAVPVHLANVRVRFVSYRTKRPIGLISAQYDSLLQPHTIFSGSTGSRTWTPAGGVRQDGGVPLLDALGYRCGTVLPGPPSIRCISTTSWLGDQPSSKVEVTVQTLKKKEKEQQQQQQQQLANGVPNGANAAPTAATSKVLADLGTSAANAPVGASTGASADAQSQAPAPAAAVVAAAPVVKKTLKQRIWAELVHYYHGFRLLFIDINISRKLLWRVLNGKTLTRREHKLLIRTTSDLFRLVPFSVFIIVPFMELLLPLAIKLFPGMLPSTFQTATEREDKIKQNLKVKIEMAKFLQKTLDDMAVQNKEHRSQAAKDFSEFFTRIRTTENFTISNEEILKFSKLFEDEITLDSLNRQQLQALCRVLEVSPIGTSNLLRFQLRLKLRNLAADDRTIQKEGIASLNLSELQAACRARGMRAYGASEERLKSQLQEWINLSLNEKVPPSLLLLSRALVLPENITTGDKLKATISSLPDSVATVTKAAIGEREGKIDNKTKIEVIKEEERKIKEEREEEKEKQKEQQELVDGAPVLTADGKTVEPGAVVPEQPEIIFAPAPATTIVLDKIPPQPHTVEEISSKDLEVLGDALGTLSKDKKSLLVEKEEIRDLKEEIADYQEDVQELQEVVTAASNQEEVQVKESRAAKLLFKKVNSMINRMDTVLTELERKEKQLKEKVHAAEQSEEVQKPPAADEELVRIDELMSAIKKIQNVTDDSRLDQISKILGKIDDDQDGQIKVEDVLKVIETIGKENVKLNAKQVDELIDLLDKEEELEAEDKIEKALTKSLEAKEKQKEQKEKEKEKLLELTDKATDLSSLAPPPSPTDPTKQLDDGTAIIDADALQKVVEERKKNASINGAPGTAAAEVVPPPTQHRPAARAEASSTGGGPPKNKMV, from the exons ATGATGGCGCTGCTGGTTTTGGGTCACTTTGCCGTGCCGGTGCATCTTG CCAACGTGCGGGTACGATTCGTCAGCTATCGCACGAAACGACCCATCGGGCTTATCAGCGCACAGTACGACAGCTTGCTGCAGCCGCACACGATCTTCAGCGGAAGCACCGGCAGCAGAACCTGGACACCAGCCGGCGGAGTCCGGCAGGATGGCGGTGTGCCGCTGCTCGATGCGCTCGGGTACAGGTGTGGAACAGTGCTACCGGGTCCGCCGAGCATCAGATGCATTTCCACCACCAGCTGGCTTGGCGATCAACCGTCCTCGAAGGTTGAAGTCACGGTAcaaacgttaaaaaaaaaagaaaaagaacagcagcagcaacaacagcagcagctcgccaATGGCGTACCGAACGGAGCTAATGCAGCACCGACCGCGGCAACATCGAAAGTACTTGCCGACCTTGGTACGAGCGCAGCGAACGCCCCAGTCGGTGCCAGTACCGGTGCCAGCGCGGACGCACAATCGCAAGCCCCGGCACCAGCGGCCGCCGTTGTCGCGGCCGCCCCGGTTGTGAAGAAAACCCTGAAGCAGCGCATATGGGCCGAGCTGGTGCACTACTACCACGGCTTTCGGTTGCTGTTCATCGACATCAATATTAGCCGGAAGCTGCTGTGGCGCGTACTTAATGGGAAAACGTTGACGCGCCGCGAGCACAAGCTGCTCATCCGGACGACCTCCGATCTGTTCCGGCTCGTGCCGTTCTCGGTGTTTATCATCGTGCCGTTtatggagctgctgctgccgctcgcGATCAAGCTGTTCCCGGGCATGCTGCCCTCCACCTTCCAGACCGCGACCGAGCGGGAGGACAAGATCAAGCAGAACCTCAAGGTGAAGATCGAGATGGCCAAGTTCCTGCAGAAGACGCTCGACGACATGGCGGTCCAGAACAAGGAGCACCGGTCGCAGGCGGCCAAGGACTTTAGCGAGTTCTTTACCCGCATCCGGACGACGGAGAACTTTACCATCTCGAACGAGGAGATACTGAAGTTTTCCAAACTGTTCGAGGACGAAATTACGCTCGACTCACTCAAccgccagcagctgcaggCGCTGTGCCGCGTGCTGGAGGTGTCACCGATCGGCACCTCTAACCTGCTGCGGTTCCAGCTGCGCCTGAAGCTGCGCAACCTGGCGGCGGACGATCGCACCATCCAGAAGGAGGGCATCGCGTCCCTGAACCTGTCCGAGCTGCAGGCCGCCTGCCGGGCGCGCGGTATGCGTGCGTACGGTGCCTCGGAGGAGCGGCTCAAGTCGCAGCTGCAGGAGTGGATCAATCTGAGCCTGAACGAGAAGGTGCCaccgtcgctgctgctgctgtcccggGCGCTCGTGCTGCCGGAGAACATTACCACGGGCGATAAGCTGAAGGCGACGATCTCGTCCCTGCCCGACTCGGTGGCGACCGTCACGAAGGCGGCCATCGGCGAGCGGGAGGGTAAGATCGACAACAAGACGAAGATCGAGGTGATCAAGGAGGAGGAACGCAAGATTAAGGAGGAGCgcgaggaggagaaggaaaagcaaaaggaGCAGCAGGAGCTGGTCGACGGCGCTCCGGTCCTGACGGCCGATGGCAAGACGGTCGAGCCGGGTGCGGTCGTGCCGGAGCAGCCGGAGATTATCTTTGCGCCGGCACCGGCAACGACGATCGTGCTGGACAAGATCCCCCCGCAGCCGCACACGGTGGAGGAGATTTCGAGCAAAGATCTGGAGGTGCTGGGCGATGCGCTGGGCACGCTGAGCAAGGACAAAAAGTCGCTGCtggtggagaaggaggagatCCGGGACCTGAAGGAAGAGATTGCCGACTATCAGGAGGATGTGCAGGAGCTACAGGAG GTTGTCACTGCTGCCAGCAATCAGGAAGAGGTACAGGTGAAGGAATCGCGTGCCGCAAAACTGCTCTTCAAGAAGGTCAACTCGATGATCAACCGCATGGACACGGTGCTGACGGAGCTGGAGCGCAAGGAGAAGCAGCTGAAGGAGAAGGTGCACGCGGCCGAGCAGAGCGAAGAGGTGCAGAAACCGCCGGCAGCCGACGAGGAGCTGGTGCGGATAGACGAGCTAATGTCGGCCATCAAGAAG ATCCAGAACGTCACGGACGATTCGCGGTTAGATCAAATTTCTAAGATTCTCGGCAAAATTGATGACGATCAGGATGGCCAGATTAAGGTGGAGGACGTGCTGAAG GTTATCGAAACGATCGGCAAGGAGAACGTGAAGCTGAACGCGAAACAGGTGGACGAGCTGATCGATCTGCTGGACAAGGAGGAGGAGCTGGAGGCGGAAGACAAGATCGAGAAAGCGCTCACCAAGAGCCTGGAAGCCAAAGAGAAGCAAAAGGagcagaaggaaaaggagaaggaaaagcTGCTCGAGCTTACGGATAAGGCTACGGATCTAAGCTCGCTGGCGCCACCGCCAAGCCCCACGGACCCGACGAAGCAG CTCGACGACGGTACAGCGATTATCGACGCGGACGCACTGCAAAAGGTGGTGGAGGAGCGTAAGAAAAATGCCAGTATTAATGGAGCACCAGGCACAGCGGCAGCGGAGGTAGTACCGCCACCGACACAACATCGTCCAGCGGCCCGGGCAGAAGCGAGCAGCACCGGTGGGGGGCCACCGAAGAACAAAATGGTTTGA
- the LOC1279756 gene encoding mitochondrial proton/calcium exchanger protein isoform X3, which produces MMALLVLGHFAVPVHLANVRVRFVSYRTKRPIGLISAQYDSLLQPHTIFSGSTGSRTWTPAGGVRQDGGVPLLDALGYRCGTVLPGPPSIRCISTTSWLGDQPSSKVEVTVQTLKKKEKEQQQQQQQQLANGVPNGANAAPTAATSKVLADLGTSAANAPVGASTGASADAQSQAPAPAAAVVAAAPVVKKTLKQRIWAELVHYYHGFRLLFIDINISRKLLWRVLNGKTLTRREHKLLIRTTSDLFRLVPFSVFIIVPFMELLLPLAIKLFPGMLPSTFQTATEREDKIKQNLKVKIEMAKFLQKTLDDMAVQNKEHRSQAAKDFSEFFTRIRTTENFTISNEEILKFSKLFEDEITLDSLNRQQLQALCRVLEVSPIGTSNLLRFQLRLKLRNLAADDRTIQKEGIASLNLSELQAACRARGMRAYGASEERLKSQLQEWINLSLNEKVPPSLLLLSRALVLPENITTGDKLKATISSLPDSVATVTKAAIGEREGKIDNKTKIEVIKEEERKIKEEREEEKEKQKEQQELVDGAPVLTADGKTVEPGAVVPEQPEIIFAPAPATTIVLDKIPPQPHTVEEISSKDLEVLGDALGTLSKDKKSLLVEKEEIRDLKEEIADYQEDVQELQEVVTAASNQEEVQVKESRAAKLLFKKVNSMINRMDTVLTELERKEKQLKEKVHAAEQSEEVQKPPAADEELVRIDELMSAIKKIQNVTDDSRLDQISKILGKIDDDQDGQIKVEDVLKVIETIGKENVKLNAKQVDELIDLLDKEEELEAEDKIEKALTKSLEAKEKQKEQKEKEKEKLLELTDKATDLSSLAPPPSPTDPTKQQLDDGTAIIDADALQKVVEERKKNASINGAPGTAAAEVVPPPTQHRPAARAEASSTGGGPPKNKMV; this is translated from the exons ATGATGGCGCTGCTGGTTTTGGGTCACTTTGCCGTGCCGGTGCATCTTG CCAACGTGCGGGTACGATTCGTCAGCTATCGCACGAAACGACCCATCGGGCTTATCAGCGCACAGTACGACAGCTTGCTGCAGCCGCACACGATCTTCAGCGGAAGCACCGGCAGCAGAACCTGGACACCAGCCGGCGGAGTCCGGCAGGATGGCGGTGTGCCGCTGCTCGATGCGCTCGGGTACAGGTGTGGAACAGTGCTACCGGGTCCGCCGAGCATCAGATGCATTTCCACCACCAGCTGGCTTGGCGATCAACCGTCCTCGAAGGTTGAAGTCACGGTAcaaacgttaaaaaaaaaagaaaaagaacagcagcagcaacaacagcagcagctcgccaATGGCGTACCGAACGGAGCTAATGCAGCACCGACCGCGGCAACATCGAAAGTACTTGCCGACCTTGGTACGAGCGCAGCGAACGCCCCAGTCGGTGCCAGTACCGGTGCCAGCGCGGACGCACAATCGCAAGCCCCGGCACCAGCGGCCGCCGTTGTCGCGGCCGCCCCGGTTGTGAAGAAAACCCTGAAGCAGCGCATATGGGCCGAGCTGGTGCACTACTACCACGGCTTTCGGTTGCTGTTCATCGACATCAATATTAGCCGGAAGCTGCTGTGGCGCGTACTTAATGGGAAAACGTTGACGCGCCGCGAGCACAAGCTGCTCATCCGGACGACCTCCGATCTGTTCCGGCTCGTGCCGTTCTCGGTGTTTATCATCGTGCCGTTtatggagctgctgctgccgctcgcGATCAAGCTGTTCCCGGGCATGCTGCCCTCCACCTTCCAGACCGCGACCGAGCGGGAGGACAAGATCAAGCAGAACCTCAAGGTGAAGATCGAGATGGCCAAGTTCCTGCAGAAGACGCTCGACGACATGGCGGTCCAGAACAAGGAGCACCGGTCGCAGGCGGCCAAGGACTTTAGCGAGTTCTTTACCCGCATCCGGACGACGGAGAACTTTACCATCTCGAACGAGGAGATACTGAAGTTTTCCAAACTGTTCGAGGACGAAATTACGCTCGACTCACTCAAccgccagcagctgcaggCGCTGTGCCGCGTGCTGGAGGTGTCACCGATCGGCACCTCTAACCTGCTGCGGTTCCAGCTGCGCCTGAAGCTGCGCAACCTGGCGGCGGACGATCGCACCATCCAGAAGGAGGGCATCGCGTCCCTGAACCTGTCCGAGCTGCAGGCCGCCTGCCGGGCGCGCGGTATGCGTGCGTACGGTGCCTCGGAGGAGCGGCTCAAGTCGCAGCTGCAGGAGTGGATCAATCTGAGCCTGAACGAGAAGGTGCCaccgtcgctgctgctgctgtcccggGCGCTCGTGCTGCCGGAGAACATTACCACGGGCGATAAGCTGAAGGCGACGATCTCGTCCCTGCCCGACTCGGTGGCGACCGTCACGAAGGCGGCCATCGGCGAGCGGGAGGGTAAGATCGACAACAAGACGAAGATCGAGGTGATCAAGGAGGAGGAACGCAAGATTAAGGAGGAGCgcgaggaggagaaggaaaagcaaaaggaGCAGCAGGAGCTGGTCGACGGCGCTCCGGTCCTGACGGCCGATGGCAAGACGGTCGAGCCGGGTGCGGTCGTGCCGGAGCAGCCGGAGATTATCTTTGCGCCGGCACCGGCAACGACGATCGTGCTGGACAAGATCCCCCCGCAGCCGCACACGGTGGAGGAGATTTCGAGCAAAGATCTGGAGGTGCTGGGCGATGCGCTGGGCACGCTGAGCAAGGACAAAAAGTCGCTGCtggtggagaaggaggagatCCGGGACCTGAAGGAAGAGATTGCCGACTATCAGGAGGATGTGCAGGAGCTACAGGAG GTTGTCACTGCTGCCAGCAATCAGGAAGAGGTACAGGTGAAGGAATCGCGTGCCGCAAAACTGCTCTTCAAGAAGGTCAACTCGATGATCAACCGCATGGACACGGTGCTGACGGAGCTGGAGCGCAAGGAGAAGCAGCTGAAGGAGAAGGTGCACGCGGCCGAGCAGAGCGAAGAGGTGCAGAAACCGCCGGCAGCCGACGAGGAGCTGGTGCGGATAGACGAGCTAATGTCGGCCATCAAGAAG ATCCAGAACGTCACGGACGATTCGCGGTTAGATCAAATTTCTAAGATTCTCGGCAAAATTGATGACGATCAGGATGGCCAGATTAAGGTGGAGGACGTGCTGAAG GTTATCGAAACGATCGGCAAGGAGAACGTGAAGCTGAACGCGAAACAGGTGGACGAGCTGATCGATCTGCTGGACAAGGAGGAGGAGCTGGAGGCGGAAGACAAGATCGAGAAAGCGCTCACCAAGAGCCTGGAAGCCAAAGAGAAGCAAAAGGagcagaaggaaaaggagaaggaaaagcTGCTCGAGCTTACGGATAAGGCTACGGATCTAAGCTCGCTGGCGCCACCGCCAAGCCCCACGGACCCGACGAAGCAG CAGCTCGACGACGGTACAGCGATTATCGACGCGGACGCACTGCAAAAGGTGGTGGAGGAGCGTAAGAAAAATGCCAGTATTAATGGAGCACCAGGCACAGCGGCAGCGGAGGTAGTACCGCCACCGACACAACATCGTCCAGCGGCCCGGGCAGAAGCGAGCAGCACCGGTGGGGGGCCACCGAAGAACAAAATGGTTTGA